Sequence from the Populus nigra chromosome 17, ddPopNigr1.1, whole genome shotgun sequence genome:
AATCATTAGATTCTTCAATAGAACAGACAACATAATTGAATTTTGAGGTCATTGACCTTAACATTTTCTCAACAATTACATTATGCTTCATACTTTCTCCATGCACTTGCATTTTGTTTGCAATAGTTAATGTTCTTGTAAAGTACTCATCAACTTTTTCCCCTTCTTTCATGCCAAGAACTTCAAATTCTCTTCTAAGTGCTTGTAACTGGGCCCGTCTCACTTTGGTGGATCCTTGATATTTCAGTTTCATGGAATCCCAGATAGCCTTTGAAGTCTCCTTGTTGAGTATAGTTTCAATGATGGTTCTGTCAATGGCTTGAAATAGGTAGTTCTTGACctttaaatccttcaatttttcttcttcaattactTTCTGTTGTGCTGCTGATTGTGCTGCTGATTGCACTCCTTCTCCTCTTGCTGCACCAATCCCTTTTTCTATTAGACTCCAGTATTCTTTGGACTTAAAAAAGTTCTCCATAAGCATAGACCAATGGTCATAATGACCATCAAATCTTGGTATTGCTGCCTGCACAAAATTGTTTGATTCTGTTGCCATTGATTGATCTTTTctgctttgcttttctttttcaagaaaactcagtttcttgatgttctttatttgattttagtgatatggctctgataccatatgtTGAGAAGAGACAGAGAATATGGTTGAAGTAATAAGAAGATTTGCAGAGAAGAATAATGAAGAGAGGAATAGAGAAGAGAAACAATGGGTAAGTGAATGATTTCTTATTCGTGACTTTATTTGCTTGTAATCGTTGCTATTTATACATGAGCTTAGCTGGGTATTATCTATACAAGATTCCCGTTGGTTATAACCAACTGTAACAGAATACAATCTTCAACTGCTATCTCACAGCTCAACactattttaaactattttgaaagaataagaattcattttaaaattatagcaaaaataaatttattttatatcttctcGGGGATTTAACCAGGTCTCAATCCCAAATGAAATTCTTACGTATAGAGGAAAACGACAGGAAAGATTGTTTCTTGACAAAGGTTGTTTTGTGTTAAATGGCAGCTTATGACATTTGGATAATCAAGACTTTGACCAATGTTTAATGTGGTTTCTTTTAGGTGGTTCTTTCAATGGAGTTGTTTCTCTTTTGTATAACTGTGCTGTTATCTTTTGGAACTCGTCAGTTAGAAATGAATGGAAACTTCTACTTCGCCTTTCTCCATCAATGTAAGTGGTTCTGATCTGACAGTTGTTGATCTGTCATCATTGAGCTATATGAAGAGCTCTGTACAGAAATTTAATAAGAAGAGGTCTGAGTTATATAGAGTGATTAGTCCATGAAAAAGCTCATAACTTTCGAGTTGATAATTGGAtgatgtttaaattttattaggagATTCTGGTTCACTGACGGAAGACCTTCAAAGTAGAACAGAAGGTTGTTTTTTTGGCTTagttatgttattattatttttttccagatttTCTAGTTggtttaagttaatttttgtgcttatttgagttgaaaattttttagaaaggcaaattaattgaaaagaaaatattcaataataaaatttaaaatgaaattttatgtgtggtgatccataataatttttttttaaaaaaaattatttttaataacaatccaaaaacaaaaaaaaaaacataaaaatttcaaatgtaTGGTAAGACTGTAATTTCAAACACCACCGAAAAGAAATGAATCAGCTCAAGACTGAGGCATTCTGTTCTGAGTTTACATAGTTTACATTGAATTGTATATTTCCTAATGTACAAGTTGCTAATAGAACACAGATGAACAAACTGTGACCTGCAAAGTAAAATCGTATAGTCAAGCAGAGACTTTAGAAATGTGAAATGCGTTTCTTATGTGAGAATTTAAGCTTGCCAGAGTAACGCCAATATCCGGTCTAGACTGAGTTGAATCATCTGACAGAAAGCCGTGCACTTGATTTCTCACCTCAACCCAGCTGCATCCCGGTTCTTTTACCGTGCTACTTGCGTTCATCAACATCCTTACTTCCTGCACCTCATTCCATCTGTTTGCTTCTGCGTGAATGTTTGACAAGAGCacataatttgatgttttgtgAGGTTCAAATTCCGAAAGCTTGTGAGCAGCTAGCCTTCCAAGTTCCAGATTCCCATGTGCACGGCAAGCCCCGAGTAATGCACCCCATACTCCTGCGGTAGCTTTCACCTTCATTCCCCTCACTATTTCAAAGGCTTCGTCTAACCTCCCCACCCGTCCAAGCAAGTCAACCATACAAGCATAGTGCTCCGCCAATGGTTCTATAGCATACACTTTACTCATGCATTTGAACAATTTTAGGCCGTGATCAACCATGCCAGCATGATTACATGCAGACAAAATACCAATGAAGGTGACTTCATCAGGAGCCATCCCTTCCGAAGCCATCTCCTCAAAGAGTTTAAGTGCCTCTTTTCCATATCCATTTATTGCATACCCACTAATCAAAGAATTCCAAGAAATGACGTCAGCATGACAAATTCCATTGAACACAAGCTCAGCTTCCAAGATTCTTCCACATTTAGCATACATGGTGATCAATGCATTGTTGACAactaaataattcaaataaccACCCTTCACAACCACCTGGTGAAGTTGGTTCCCAACTTGCAGGGCTGCAATAGTGGCACATGAACTTAGTCCACAAGCAAAACTTAACTGATCAGGTTTCTTACCTTCATGCCCCATCAATGCAAAACTTTTTAGAGCATCCAAATTCTGTCCATTTAGCATGAAACCGGCAATTAATGAGTTCCAAGATACTAAATCCCTCTCCCCCATCTCTTCAAAGATCTTCACGGCTCTATCCATTTGGCCTACTTGAGCATAACAAGAAATCATGGTATTCCATGTGACCATGTCTTTATTGACCATTCGTTTGGATAGACAGAGAGCTTCATTGATTCTTCCATGGTGTGCATAACCTGCAATCATAGCGTTCCAACAAACCACATCCCAGGTGCCTATCTCATCAAAGAATCTTCTAGCTTCATCCACTTTATTACATTGTATGTAACCAGAAATCATTGCTGTTTGGGCCCCAATGTTCCTGTAAGGCATTTCATTCAACAACTCTCTTGCTTCATCAAGCTTACCAACACGAACATACCCATTAATCATAGTAGTCCATGACACAGAATCCCTCTCCGGCATCTCCTCAAATAACCGACTAGCCTCATCAATTTCACATCTTTGAACATAAGCAGAAATCATTGCATTCCAAGAAACAATATTTCTACTCGGCATTTGGTCAAAGAGCCTCCGAGACTCCAAAATATTTCCATTTCGTGCAAACCCACTTAACATTGTAACCCAAGAAACAACATTGGGCTTTGGAATCTCTTGAAAAAACTTCCACGCAGAATCCAAATCACCCACTTGGATAAACCCATCAACCATCAAATTCCATGAAATTACATCGCGTTCAtccatttcattaaaaaactcCAAACCCAATCGCATTTTTCGATTCTGAGTATACCCAGCCAGCATTGAGTTCCatgaaattaaattcttaaccggcatttcatcaaacaacCTCTTAGCTTCATTAACTCTCCCTTTCTTCACATAACCTGAAATCATCGCATTCCAACAAGCAACACCTTTCCTATAACTACACGGAAGCGAATCAAACAACTCCCTCGCCTTCTCAACCTCCCCGTTACGCGTATAACAAGTAATCATCAAAGTCCAAGAAAATAAGTCCCTTCGAGGCATTATAACAAACAGTTTATAAGCTTCATCAAACTTCCCATTATGCAAGTACCCAGAAACCATAGTGTTCCAAGAAACTAAATTTCTGCGAGGCATTTTATCGAACAGGTTGCGCGCAGCATTGATTCTTCCATTTTTCGCGTAGACAGAGATCATTGAATTGTATGTGACTGTGTTTTTCTGGGCCATTTGAGTGAAAACTTTGATTGCATCTTCGATTTGACCCGATTTTCCTAACTGggttattcttttgttttgacTGAAGACATGATGACTCCCTTGTTCCCCAACTGATAATAGCCTTTGCTTCATGATTCGAAACACTGATCGGTTTGAGACAATTTTTTATGTCTCCATTTTGAGGTTTCCTTGAAAGCCCAAAAGGTTGTCTTGGGCATTATGGCGCCGAAGGTTTTTTCAGAGAAACAAATGGGCCAAGCTTAAAAGGAGCACAATCCACATACCACCACAGCCCTATGGCGGCCTCATGTGAGCCCACTTGTGGGTTCACAATGATTTTGTTCGCAAGTTCATGGCATCCcctgaatttaaataaatttaatgagaaattttaagtattaatcttaatatttgaatttaaaaataaagaaggaagATAATTGTTGAAATTTAGAGCGATAGTTATTAACCTGAAACTTGTGAtccaaaacataattataaatcaagGAAAATTTTTGGTTGACCCAGAGACTAATTCTCAGACCTTACCTTCTGCTTTACTGGTaagatcaagaaaaacaagagcatCTAAATCATGTGAGCAAAAACTAAATTCCATGCATGCTCTTCCTCGATTATAGAAAGTTTATAGCTATCAGATTGTTGCGAAAGGAAACACATAAACATGATCAAAACTCCCAGAGGGGTTAACTGGTAATTCAGTAAATGCCCCTTAATTTCAGTGGGTATAATCTTACGAGTGCTacaattaacaaagaaaagggGAGTTCTTTCTATATGGTTCTTTCAGCATCAAAAGATGGTCAGCCAGGACAATCATGAATCTCAAGGATGATAAATAAGCAGCCGTCCTGGAAAAATAGGGTCTAATGTGTTCTTCTGCCGATTAAAATAGCAgtactccccccccccccccccatcttttcttttcctatgaGAGCGCCTCCATGTTTTAAACTCAGAAGGCATGTAGTCTACAATGGTCCTGAGAGTCGTTTCAGTTTAATCATCACAACTCGTCGTGAACTTCAGGTTCTGGGTTGGCTTTTTCATCAGCTGATCCATCTgggttgattttttctttggcCGAACCATCTGAATCTGTTGTTTGTTTCTCCTTTTCAGGAGTCTCCCCAGAAGTTGAGTCAGCACTGTTCGTGTTGTCTCCGCTGGTCTCAGTTTTGTTCTTAGGCTTCTCAATTTTTGGCTTTGGCTTGGGAATTCTGTTAACACTGGCGACCTATATAAACACCAATCAAATATCAATTGAAATGGCACACACAGGCAAGAAAATCTTTGCAGCGGTATCAAATACTCGTTTCGTAATAAAGAAGTTGCTGAGACTTGCAGTAATACCTTGTCTTGCAGATTCAACACCTTCGAATATATTTCTTCAGATGTCAGTACTGGTGTGCTGAATCCTGAAGCCCTGTTGGGAAACAGGGAGGAAGAACGACTTTGTAATCACTTGGATTTGAACATGCCCataggcaagaaaataaaataataaaaatctccTTGTATGCAGAACCAACTCTTTGAACACTTACTTCTTCTGTTCAGCCTCCTTTTCATCCAGCCAACTCTTTAACTTGTCAGCATCACTCTCCACCTGCAAAACCACACATTCACAAAATCCATATGTAAGCATCACTAGAGATTGTTCCAATCGTAAACAGATTCCAGAAAATCTCATGAGGAGGCCATGTTAGATTAAGGTGTGGAAAAAACCTCATCTACTCTGTCCTTCGGAAGCCAAGGTTTCTTTGTCTCCCAGTCCTGTACAATCTGCAggaaatgataaaagaaatggTCACTGTGCTTATTATGCTGTCTTCAAATTAAGccacaaagaaaataatatttaatcaatgGTTGAAATGCTAGCCTATCAAagctttgttctttttttcccctgtaTTTAGCTTTTATCCAAGCAAGTAGATGCAATGCTAGATATCAACATGTCGCTTCCTCTGTCCCACAGTTTTATCGTATTCAATTTGAGCAGCTGAAATAGACAGATCAGCAAAAGACTGCTGTCTGTCCCATAAACAAAAGCCCCTCCACACCCCggggatatttttaaaatacaatgatCCTTGATTAACTTTTCAAAGTGACAGGGATTatgggacaaaaaaaaaaaaaaagaagaatactAAAATCCAATGGGAAGGGTGCATTTCCACAAATAAACATTtagttaattataaattcatctatttttccagcctaggtttttttgtttttttttccagcttcaTGATCAAGATGGCAATAGTGAATAACAACAAAATCTGAGCCCaaggaaaaataaacatttttttataaagcatGTGATTGAAATGCAGTATCTGAAGTACCTGTTGCAGCTCACCAATGTACTTTCGAGCTAACTCTATTGCTGTTGGTCTTGCTGAAAGTTCTTTATAcctatatcaaaaaaaatcacaagttggaattaataattcaaatagCCAATCACTTGTGTAAATGACAACAGTTCGAACTAATTAGATGCCCCAACTACAGCCAGAAAATATCACCTGAAAAATATTGGGTCACCAAAAGCTTTTAGTGAATCTAGGCGTTCCTGAAACTCTTTTGCTGTGGCATCTTCACCGTCTGTGTATAGCCACTCTTGGACCTAAAACAATACAACATGCTCCCATGTCACAAATTTAGGCAGAGAAGCTAATATCATGGACCCTTTTAAGTTCCCAAAAATacttggaaaaaaagagaggaaaaggcTCACCTCATCAAGCTTTTCAATGAAGGATTTCCGTTCATCATCAGTAGAAATTTTCTCAAACTCTTCAGTTGTCTCAAGCTGGCACAGCAGGTAAAGAtatcaacaataaattaaaggaaatgGAATGCTGACTATTCATAATAAAACTCTAAATTTATAATAGCAATCAAATCAAGATTAATAGTTCCAAGGAAAGGTGGTCATCACAAGAAATGGAACTGTCTAATCttcattttttaactaaaagttGAATTGATCGAAAATTCCGAACCTTTTCTTTAgtagaatatatatatccttccaaattatttttcaactcggCAGTTCTTCTTCGCTCTGCATCCTTTTTGTtcaattcttctaattttcttttagcTTGAGCTAGATATTCTTCGGACAGAGGCATTCCAGGTCCCACTGTCTTCTCAACAatctataaatataaacaatagaAATAAGCAACAAGAGAGGTGCGAAACACACAACTCACCATCACAAAACTTTCTAGCATGCAAgtgaaaaaacttttaaaactgCAAGCTTGTTTGTACCTTCAGGGGAACCCTAAAAGTCCGTTTTTTAAGCTTCTTCTCTGTAATGGGCTCAGTAGTACTTGGTTCTTCAGTAATGTTGATGGATGTGTTGTCAGTCACACCATCAGAATTCGACTTTTCATCACTTTCTTCTGTAGTTTTCTTAGTGTCAGTTTCAAGTGTTATATTTGGAGATGTGGTGGTTGTGTTTTCCACAGTCAGGTTCTTTTTAGGAACTTCCACCCATTCTGATATTTCAATAACAGCATCTGCTCGATCCAAAGAAAGAATTCCACTTCTGCTAAGAGAGAAATGCAGATTTGCCTTGATGGGGGATGACAAATTCCGTGAGGAATACCTAGCAACACAAAGGAAGAACAGAAGAGAAATGTGATGTTAGAAGTTTTCGTGAAGGAAAACGATTCAAGATACAAGCATTGAGCCTTATATAAATCCAGAAATGATTCAGAGTATAGCTATCCTTACTTCTCACTAGCATCTGCTAGACCAGACACAGAATACTGAGAAAATACAGGGGAGGTAACACCAGGTGGTAAAAGATCAGGCTCATATGACAGTGAAACTTCAAAATCTTTTGTATGAATGATGGATCTGAACatctgtaaaataaaataaaataatccatgCATAATAAGTACAACTGGAAAGCAAATTTTGAGGCATTTGGGGCATCAAAATGGTTTTTCTGATTGACCTTTTCAAACACAACATAGTCGTTTTACGATGTTATTTACCTTACTGGGGAGTTTTCTCATCCTTGGAACAAGTAATTGCCTGGTGCTCTCATCTTTCAGCAGATCAGGTCCGTCTAATTCAACTACCAAGCCATATGATGAACCATCAACCATTCCTAGCTTGCGATTCAATTTGATTCCATCACTCAAATTTGCAGCATGTAGAGATGAACCAAGAACTACAGCTTCATCGGCATCTAGATGTTTGTCCAGCTCATTCTTTCCAAGAAATTCCTGGAGCTTAGCCTGTTATGTGCCCAAagagttttcttttatttgcatCCTTAACACAAATCAGATCTAACACAGAAATAGAAGCTCAAGATTGAAGGGAGATATGAATTGATAAGCAGCTAAGTGCATGGTATAGGAGATTATTCCAAACAGAAACTTAAAGAGCTAACTTCAATTGTTAACATCACAATGACCTTATAATAAAACTACCCTTATCCTGTTCTTTTACGGTGGTAACAACACATGGCCTCTACTGCTTAAACATCATCTTCACCGTAACCATTCTTCTAtaattcaggttttttttaattaaaaaaaaaaagaaaaaagaaaaagaaagaagggatatgaaagattgattttttactCTGACTTGTTAGCTCTCCAAGATTGTGCAAATCAAAACAGTAAGAACAAAGGTTGGAAGTTGGACCAAATAAAAAGACATATCAGCAGCTGACACAGTGGGGCTTGATTACCAGCTGAAGCTTCATTTTAGGAGAAAACTGTCAACATGACTAATAGTAGACTAAGATGGCTCAAATTGATGGATAATATAGGCAAACACAACATGATAGTAGTAGGTATTATTCAAACCAATGATAGTAGTAGATTAAGATACCTTTGCTTTAAACAACTATCATTAAGTTTATTTTAACTATTGTTACAAAGCTTAATCAGTTTTCATGGGCTTATACACAATTGAAGAAGATAGTACCAACCTGCAACTTAGGGACTCTGGTAGCACCTCCTATAAGCTCTACTGCATATAACTCGTCCAAGTTTAAACCTGAATGCTTCAGAACTTCCTTGAGAGGTACAAGAGATCTGTCCCACAGATCTGCACAGAGCTCTTCAAACTTCTCACGTGTTATGGTGCTCCTggagaaaaattaaagatagtGGTTTGAATGAATTGGGCAAGGCATATCCACAGAGGTGCTGATGAAATATAAGCAACAAGCACAACTCAATGTCTAACCAACAGTATGCATGCATATTGTAACAACATTACAGTCAGTTAAGATAATTTCTCACACATAAAGAGAAGAATGTTCATCGTGTAAAAAATTATAGGGGGCTAATGTGAGAAAAAGTGGAATAATAAATTCTCATAAATATGCACCCAGACATTTGCTCAGCAGGCAATGAGGCAGTGCAGCATGGcagtaggaaaaaaaatgtacagGTACATGAAAACAGACATGAACAAAAAGAACTTGAGGAATTGTTTAGAATCTACTGACCTGAAGTCCCGATCATCATAGAGGGATTCAACTGATATTGGGGCTGCAGTGTTTGCACTCAAGATTTCTTTCGTCCGTTTGACttgtttcttcaatttagccatTGCCTTGGGAAACTTCCTCACATCAAACCCATTTCCAACTTGTTTATTAAACTCATCAGCAAAGTACTCCACCAACCTTGATTCCATAGTCTGACCTCCAAGTTCTGGGTCCCATCTGACATCCTTAACCTGGAAATATAATTAGCATTCACAACATTGCTAGCGGTACTGAACTAAGCATCCATAAGAAGAACAACAAGCTGTATAGGACAAGGCTGGAAGTGAAAACATTGAGGCTATCATAAGATAGTGGTGAGGAGCATCTAACATAAATGACATGATTCAGATCAGAACAAGCAACCACAATCACAGACTTAATGTAAGAAGAATGGCCACAATGCAGCTTTTCAGTAagatatttcttttttggatcCACTGCCTCCTATTTCAATATTCAAACATAATGCATTTTCTACACAGAAATCTATCacaaaacaattaacaaaacaaacaaaacattcTCACTGATCACCAAATGCCAATTACTGAAACCAAACTTACCTGAAATTGATTAACAGACACAGTCTTTCCAAACTCCTTGGCATTATACGCTGAGAAGTAAACAAGTGCAGCATAAGTGCTACTGGCACCCATGTCATAAAACACAACATACCGCGACCCATTAGAAAAATCCTTATCAATCCCATATTGCAATGCAGCACCAGAATGCTCATTAATCAAAGCAAGCACATTAATCCCCGCCAATTGCGCCGCCTGAACCAAACCCCTCCTCTCCGCTTGCCCAAAATATGCCGGCACTCCAACCACTGCATCCTTAACCACGACCTTAGAATGAAACTCCGCCAAATCCCCTGCAAAACCCAAAATCATCCCCAACAACTCCTCCACCGAATACAACCCCACATTCCCACCCTCATCCTCATCCTCAACCCTAAACGCAACTGCCCCTCTCGAATCCTTCACCACATCATACGGCAAATACATTGCTTCCAGAAATCCCTTAACTTTCTCATACGATTTCCCTAACATATCTCGCAAATGTGAATACACTTTATCTGGATACCGCGCAGCAATCCCCAATGCTTCTTCGCCTAAAAGCCGAGTTCCAGATTGGAATGCAACTAAAGCCGGGGTTTTTCTCTTCGACATTTCGTTAATTGCTATAGAAATTGGGGTTTGGCCTGGTTTTAGGTTTACTACTGCTACTTTTATCCATTCCGAACCTAGATCTATGCTCGAAACAGCTGATTCTGACggaattgtatttaataataataataatactaaccctaaccctaaatttaataaactcaTTTTGATCACGAGTTTATTCTTGTCACTCGATCaagaaaggaaggaaggaaggaatcAATCCGTCTgcaaaagaaagggaaagaaagaaaaagaaaggtcaGTGCTCTGTCTGGACAGGTTCTTATTTCCCGGATAACTAGTATGAAACTTGTGAAAAAaatctgaagaaaaaaatattttcccgtAAAACAAGCAGaaaatttgtgaaaaaaaagtaattttttttaaaaaagagagaggcagAGCTGGAAAGAGGGAGATACCAGAGGATGAATTGCATTTCCTAGAGAGAGAAGTGGTATGAACTTGAAGCTGatattgatttatgttttttttctgtttggttgacgagaaaaagaggagagaaagtGGAGTGGCTTAAATCAGGTGGCAGAGGAGGGGTGTTGACGTGGGAAGTGAATTGAAACACTAGCCAATAGGAAATGGCTACGTGGCAAAAAGTACACGTGGTGAGATCTGAGACATCAGCTGCGTTGTTCTGACGGTTGCAGTAGGAAGGAAAAGAAGTTATAACCTCAAATTATAAGTTATAACCTCAAACTATGCATAAATTATGATCTCGACCCTCAAagtattgtttttcttaattaagtcCCATGAAATATTAGATGTTCTTCAATTAAGTTTTGTATGGTTGAAATATTAGACATCTATTTTCTTCCACAGTCAAAGAATGTAATCACGAGGCTCGAAACAGAAATACCagttcatgcttttcattttgcGCTCATCTCCTAGTTCTTTTCATGGCTGACAGAAATACCAGGACATGGGACAGTCCTGGATCTCTTTGCAGATGCTCCATTATGTTCTCTAGATCTTCAACAACTTTCAAGTGAGAATACTCATTAAAGCTCTTTTGACCATACAAAATGCAACTCAAGACCTTGCCTCTTCCCCCGATAGATGGCACATTCGCTAGTTTCATTGACCGAGGCTTATGTTCCAGCGGCAGAagcaagtttttttatctttgacatCTAAGTTCAAGTCTCAACGTGCATACCTGTCATTCTCGTGGTGTTTTATTTCATCCCCGTGGTGTCTTACCTGCTTACTAGACTTGCAGGGTATTCAGTAGATCCAGAGA
This genomic interval carries:
- the LOC133676721 gene encoding heat shock 70 kDa protein 17-like, with product MSLLNLGLGLVLLLLLNTIPSESAVSSIDLGSEWIKVAVVNLKPGQTPISIAINEMSKRKTPALVAFQSGTRLLGEEALGIAARYPDKVYSHLRDMLGKSYEKVKGFLEAMYLPYDVVKDSRGAVAFRVEDEDEGGNVGLYSVEELLGMILGFAGDLAEFHSKVVVKDAVVGVPAYFGQAERRGLVQAAQLAGINVLALINEHSGAALQYGIDKDFSNGSRYVVFYDMGASSTYAALVYFSAYNAKEFGKTVSVNQFQVKDVRWDPELGGQTMESRLVEYFADEFNKQVGNGFDVRKFPKAMAKLKKQVKRTKEILSANTAAPISVESLYDDRDFRSTITREKFEELCADLWDRSLVPLKEVLKHSGLNLDELYAVELIGGATRVPKLQAKLQEFLGKNELDKHLDADEAVVLGSSLHAANLSDGIKLNRKLGMVDGSSYGLVVELDGPDLLKDESTRQLLVPRMRKLPSKMFRSIIHTKDFEVSLSYEPDLLPPGVTSPVFSQYSVSGLADASEKYSSRNLSSPIKANLHFSLSRSGILSLDRADAVIEISEWVEVPKKNLTVENTTTTSPNITLETDTKKTTEESDEKSNSDGVTDNTSINITEEPSTTEPITEKKLKKRTFRVPLKIVEKTVGPGMPLSEEYLAQAKRKLEELNKKDAERRRTAELKNNLEGYIYSTKEKLETTEEFEKISTDDERKSFIEKLDEVQEWLYTDGEDATAKEFQERLDSLKAFGDPIFFRYKELSARPTAIELARKYIGELQQIVQDWETKKPWLPKDRVDEVESDADKLKSWLDEKEAEQKKASGFSTPVLTSEEIYSKVLNLQDKVASVNRIPKPKPKIEKPKNKTETSGDNTNSADSTSGETPEKEKQTTDSDGSAKEKINPDGSADEKANPEPEVHDEL
- the LOC133676722 gene encoding pentatricopeptide repeat-containing protein At4g02750-like, whose product is MKQRLLSVGEQGSHHVFSQNKRITQLGKSGQIEDAIKVFTQMAQKNTVTYNSMISVYAKNGRINAARNLFDKMPRRNLVSWNTMVSGYLHNGKFDEAYKLFVIMPRRDLFSWTLMITCYTRNGEVEKARELFDSLPCSYRKGVACWNAMISGYVKKGRVNEAKRLFDEMPVKNLISWNSMLAGYTQNRKMRLGLEFFNEMDERDVISWNLMVDGFIQVGDLDSAWKFFQEIPKPNVVSWVTMLSGFARNGNILESRRLFDQMPSRNIVSWNAMISAYVQRCEIDEASRLFEEMPERDSVSWTTMINGYVRVGKLDEARELLNEMPYRNIGAQTAMISGYIQCNKVDEARRFFDEIGTWDVVCWNAMIAGYAHHGRINEALCLSKRMVNKDMVTWNTMISCYAQVGQMDRAVKIFEEMGERDLVSWNSLIAGFMLNGQNLDALKSFALMGHEGKKPDQLSFACGLSSCATIAALQVGNQLHQVVVKGGYLNYLVVNNALITMYAKCGRILEAELVFNGICHADVISWNSLISGYAINGYGKEALKLFEEMASEGMAPDEVTFIGILSACNHAGMVDHGLKLFKCMSKVYAIEPLAEHYACMVDLLGRVGRLDEAFEIVRGMKVKATAGVWGALLGACRAHGNLELGRLAAHKLSEFEPHKTSNYVLLSNIHAEANRWNEVQEVRMLMNASSTVKEPGCSWVEVRNQVHGFLSDDSTQSRPDIGVTLASLNSHIRNAFHISKVSA